The following are encoded together in the Streptomyces rapamycinicus NRRL 5491 genome:
- the yicI gene encoding alpha-xylosidase, which translates to MKFSDGYWRLREGVHAAYPQGVLDVETAPGTLTVHAPTHPVGHRGDLLKGPALTLTCTAPMPDVIAVRITHFAGGVARGPSFDIARETHDAEVSRDDGEARLTSGALSVRFARTGSWRMDFEAAGHTLTSSGVKDMGIMETADGHHHLRERLALRVGTAVYGLGERFGPLVRNGQAVDVWNADGGTATEQAYKNVPFLLTDAGYGVFVDHPGRVSFEVGSEAVSRIQFSAEDQELTYYVIHGPTPKEILRRYTALTGRPALPPAWSFGLWLSTSFTTSYDEETVSGFVDGMAERALPLSVFHFDCFWMREYQWCDFTWDPRVFPDPEGMLRRLRERGLKISVWINPYIGQRSPLFAEGKAAGHLLKRPDGSVWQWDLWQPGMALVDFTSPDARAWYAAKLTALLDMGVDCFKTDFGERVPLDVVYADGSDPERMHNYYTHLYNRTVHEALSERRGEGEAVVFARSATAGGQRFPVHWGGDCESTYEAMAESLRGGLSLGLSGFGFWSHDIGGFEGTPDPALFKRWIAFGLLSSHSRLHGSSSYRVPWLFDEESVEVLRHFTRLKLRLMPYLYEAARQAHTEGVPVMRAMVLEFPDDPGCAGLERQYMLGGDLLVAPVFDDEGEVTYYVPEGVWTHVPSGRTVRGPRWVRETHGFRSVPLLARPGAVIPFGAADDRPDADWADGITLRVYEPAADPVTVRVPRPDGTTAATFTVVRDGAVLRAEATGTPAPWRLEVAGGPSAEAAAGTAVLTVPL; encoded by the coding sequence ATGAAGTTCAGCGACGGCTACTGGAGACTGCGCGAGGGCGTCCACGCCGCGTACCCCCAGGGGGTGCTCGACGTGGAGACCGCCCCCGGCACCCTCACCGTCCACGCCCCCACCCATCCCGTAGGCCACCGAGGCGATCTGCTCAAGGGCCCCGCCCTCACCCTGACCTGCACCGCCCCCATGCCCGATGTGATCGCCGTCCGGATCACCCACTTCGCGGGCGGGGTGGCGCGCGGCCCGTCGTTCGACATCGCCCGCGAGACGCACGACGCCGAGGTGAGCCGCGACGACGGGGAGGCCCGGCTCACCTCGGGCGCGCTCTCGGTGCGCTTCGCCCGCACCGGGTCCTGGCGGATGGACTTCGAGGCCGCCGGGCACACGCTCACCAGCAGCGGCGTCAAGGACATGGGCATCATGGAGACCGCCGACGGCCACCACCACCTGCGCGAACGGCTCGCGCTGCGGGTCGGCACCGCCGTCTACGGCCTCGGCGAGCGCTTCGGCCCGCTGGTGAGGAACGGCCAGGCCGTGGACGTCTGGAACGCCGACGGCGGCACCGCCACCGAGCAGGCGTACAAGAACGTCCCGTTCCTCCTCACCGACGCGGGCTACGGCGTCTTCGTGGACCACCCGGGCCGGGTCTCCTTCGAGGTCGGCTCGGAGGCGGTGTCCCGGATCCAGTTCAGCGCCGAGGACCAGGAGCTCACGTACTACGTCATCCACGGGCCCACCCCGAAGGAGATCCTGCGCCGCTACACCGCGCTCACCGGCCGCCCCGCGCTGCCGCCCGCGTGGTCCTTCGGGCTGTGGCTGTCCACCTCCTTCACCACCTCCTACGACGAGGAGACGGTCAGCGGCTTCGTCGACGGCATGGCGGAGCGAGCGCTGCCGCTGTCCGTCTTCCACTTCGACTGCTTCTGGATGCGCGAGTACCAGTGGTGCGACTTCACCTGGGACCCGCGGGTCTTCCCCGATCCGGAGGGCATGCTGCGGCGGCTGCGCGAACGGGGGCTGAAGATCTCCGTCTGGATCAATCCGTACATCGGCCAGCGCTCCCCGCTGTTCGCCGAGGGCAAGGCGGCCGGGCATCTGCTGAAGCGGCCGGACGGCTCGGTGTGGCAGTGGGACCTGTGGCAGCCGGGCATGGCGCTGGTGGACTTCACCAGCCCCGACGCCCGCGCCTGGTACGCGGCCAAGCTGACCGCGCTGCTGGACATGGGCGTGGACTGCTTCAAGACCGACTTCGGCGAGCGGGTGCCGCTGGACGTGGTCTACGCGGACGGCTCCGACCCCGAGCGGATGCACAACTACTACACCCACCTCTACAACCGCACCGTCCACGAGGCGCTGAGCGAGCGGCGCGGCGAGGGCGAGGCGGTGGTCTTCGCGCGCTCGGCCACGGCCGGTGGCCAGCGGTTCCCGGTGCACTGGGGCGGCGACTGCGAGTCCACCTACGAGGCGATGGCCGAATCGCTGCGCGGCGGGCTCTCGCTGGGTCTCTCCGGCTTCGGCTTCTGGAGCCATGACATCGGCGGCTTCGAGGGCACCCCGGACCCGGCCCTGTTCAAGCGGTGGATCGCCTTCGGGCTGCTGTCCTCGCACAGCAGGCTGCACGGCTCGTCCTCCTACCGGGTGCCGTGGCTCTTCGACGAGGAGTCGGTCGAGGTGCTGCGCCACTTCACCCGGCTGAAGCTGCGGCTGATGCCGTATCTGTACGAGGCGGCGCGGCAGGCGCACACCGAGGGCGTCCCGGTGATGCGGGCCATGGTCCTGGAGTTCCCGGACGACCCCGGGTGCGCGGGTCTCGAGCGGCAGTACATGCTCGGCGGGGATCTGCTGGTCGCCCCGGTCTTCGACGACGAGGGCGAGGTGACGTACTACGTACCGGAGGGCGTCTGGACGCATGTGCCCAGCGGGCGGACGGTGCGCGGCCCGCGCTGGGTGCGCGAGACCCACGGCTTCCGCAGCGTCCCGCTGCTGGCCCGCCCCGGCGCGGTGATCCCGTTCGGGGCGGCCGACGACCGCCCCGACGCCGACTGGGCGGACGGGATCACGCTGCGGGTGTACGAACCGGCGGCGGACCCGGTCACGGTGCGGGTGCCGCGCCCGGACGGCACGACGGCCGCCACCTTCACCGTCGTCCGGGACGGGGCGGTACTGCGCGCGGAGGCCACCGGCACCCCGGCGCCATGGCGGCTTGAGGTGGCCGGCGGCCCGTCCGCGGAGGCGGCGGCGGGGACGGCGGTGCTGACGGTGCCGCTCTGA
- a CDS encoding ABC transporter substrate-binding protein — protein MLAARKRTKRTVALIAAALATSLVIAGCGDSGDEAGDGKSLKLWHYEAPNSAMGIAWKQAIEEFKKSHPGVTVKVEEKGFEQIQKTASMVLNSGDAPDLMEYNKGNATTGLLSKQGLLTDLTPEVTKRGWDKPLSPGVRTTSRYDAQGLMGSGNWYGIPNYAEYTMVFYNKTLFTKHHVKVPATFAEFTAALKAFKDKGVTPLASAGAEYPAHQYVYQLALSKADRSWVDAYEQYQGKPDFHDAAWTYGATTFADWVKKGYIAKSSSGAKAEDAGAAFIAGKYPMFFSGSWWFGRFKSEMKDEWGTFPFPGSKLTLGSGGNLWVVPKGAKNKELAYDFIDITMKKGIQNTLGDNGGVPVAADPSAITDPKSKALIKDFTTYADGDGLAFYPDWPVPGFYDVLVSETQKLITGSAGPDAYLDALKKAYDAGAPKG, from the coding sequence ATGTTGGCGGCACGGAAACGGACGAAACGAACGGTGGCCCTCATCGCGGCCGCGCTCGCGACATCCCTGGTCATAGCGGGTTGCGGGGACAGCGGGGACGAGGCCGGGGACGGCAAATCGCTCAAACTCTGGCACTACGAGGCGCCCAACAGCGCCATGGGCATCGCCTGGAAGCAGGCCATCGAGGAGTTCAAGAAGAGCCATCCGGGCGTCACGGTGAAGGTCGAGGAGAAGGGCTTCGAACAGATCCAGAAGACCGCCTCGATGGTCCTCAACTCCGGTGACGCGCCCGATCTGATGGAGTACAACAAGGGCAACGCCACCACCGGGCTGCTCTCCAAACAGGGCCTGCTCACCGACCTCACCCCCGAGGTCACCAAGCGCGGCTGGGACAAGCCGCTCAGCCCCGGCGTGCGCACCACCAGCCGCTACGACGCCCAGGGCCTGATGGGCTCCGGCAACTGGTACGGGATCCCCAACTACGCCGAATACACCATGGTCTTCTACAACAAGACCCTCTTCACCAAGCACCACGTCAAGGTCCCGGCCACCTTCGCCGAATTCACCGCCGCCCTGAAAGCGTTCAAGGACAAGGGCGTCACCCCACTGGCCAGCGCGGGCGCCGAATACCCCGCCCACCAGTACGTCTACCAGCTCGCCCTCTCCAAGGCCGACCGCTCCTGGGTGGACGCCTACGAGCAGTACCAGGGCAAGCCGGACTTCCACGACGCCGCCTGGACCTATGGCGCCACCACCTTCGCCGACTGGGTGAAGAAGGGCTATATCGCCAAGAGTTCGAGCGGCGCCAAGGCCGAGGACGCGGGCGCGGCCTTCATCGCGGGAAAGTATCCGATGTTCTTCTCCGGCAGCTGGTGGTTCGGCCGCTTCAAGTCCGAGATGAAGGACGAGTGGGGCACCTTCCCCTTCCCCGGCTCCAAGCTCACCCTCGGCTCCGGCGGCAATCTCTGGGTCGTCCCCAAGGGCGCCAAGAACAAGGAACTCGCCTACGACTTCATCGACATCACGATGAAGAAGGGCATCCAGAACACCCTCGGCGACAACGGCGGGGTGCCCGTGGCCGCCGACCCCTCGGCGATCACCGACCCCAAGTCCAAGGCCCTGATCAAGGACTTCACCACCTACGCCGACGGCGACGGCCTGGCCTTCTACCCCGACTGGCCGGTCCCCGGCTTCTACGACGTCCTCGTCTCCGAAACCCAGAAGCTGATCACCGGCAGCGCCGGGCCCGACGCTTATCTGGACGCGCTGAAGAAGGCGTACGACGCGGGCGCGCCGAAGGGATGA
- a CDS encoding carbohydrate ABC transporter permease: protein MVLPFLVVALNAVKSPADYSANGPLSLPEGIHLDGLRDFWQRVDFGRKLFNSALISGSVAVLAALLSVLNAYAIGIGRVRGRPWVLAFFVLANMLPQEALVYPVYYLSKQVGLYDTRLSVIIVFTVIQSAFGTYLLSSVLGAFPKEVIEAARIDGATKWQVLWRVVVPVSRPTIGVLLVFFFIWTWNEFLLPLVMLISNDNQTVSVALGVLQGQRLMDATMTNAAALLGVLPAFCFFLIFQRTLTRGIAMGAVK, encoded by the coding sequence ATGGTGCTGCCGTTCCTCGTGGTGGCCCTCAACGCCGTGAAATCGCCCGCCGACTACTCCGCGAACGGCCCGCTGAGCCTGCCCGAGGGGATCCACCTCGACGGCCTGAGGGACTTCTGGCAGCGGGTCGACTTCGGCCGGAAGCTGTTCAACTCCGCGCTGATCTCCGGCTCGGTGGCGGTGCTCGCCGCGCTGCTTTCGGTGCTCAACGCGTATGCGATCGGCATCGGGCGGGTCAGGGGCCGCCCCTGGGTGCTGGCCTTCTTCGTGCTGGCCAACATGTTGCCGCAGGAGGCCCTGGTCTACCCCGTCTACTACCTGTCCAAGCAGGTGGGCCTGTACGACACCCGGCTGAGCGTGATCATCGTCTTCACCGTGATCCAGTCGGCCTTCGGCACCTATCTGCTCTCCTCCGTGCTCGGCGCCTTCCCCAAGGAGGTCATCGAGGCGGCCCGGATCGACGGCGCCACCAAATGGCAGGTGCTGTGGCGGGTCGTGGTGCCGGTCAGCCGCCCCACCATCGGAGTCCTGCTGGTCTTCTTCTTCATCTGGACCTGGAACGAGTTCCTGCTGCCCCTGGTGATGCTGATCTCCAACGACAACCAGACGGTCTCGGTTGCGCTCGGCGTCCTCCAGGGCCAGCGGCTGATGGACGCCACCATGACCAACGCGGCCGCCCTGCTGGGGGTGCTCCCCGCGTTCTGCTTCTTCCTGATCTTCCAGCGGACCCTGACCCGTGGCATCGCCATGGGCGCGGTCAAATGA
- a CDS encoding nitrate/nitrite transporter — translation MTAPTTIAARKGGRWIEQWDPEDERFWRERGERIAARNLVFSILSEHIGFSIWSLWSVMVLFMGPEYGVDPAGKFFLVAMPTLVGGVLRVPYTFAVARFGGRNWTIVSAGMLLVPAITAAVVMEPGTSYTTFMVVAALTGVGGGNFASSMTNINSFYPLRRKGWALGLNAGGGNIGVPVIQLVGLLVIGTAGAAHPRLVLAVYIPLIVVAAALSALFMDNLAPVRNDAGAAKEAARDAHTWIMSLLYIGTFGSFIGYSFAFGLVLQNQFDRTPLQAASLTFIGPLLGSLIRPVGGRLADAHGGAKITLWTFAAMAAATVVVVYASAQKSLSVFLIGFIALFVLSGLGNGSTFKMIPGIFQAKAVARGLTGEEAAAYGRRLSGAAMGLIGAVGALGGLGINLAFRESFAGAHSGTPAFVSFLGFYAVCSVVTWAVYLRGARRPAAVSAAQAGAHDPRSERQPAYADV, via the coding sequence ATGACTGCCCCGACCACCATCGCCGCGCGCAAGGGGGGCCGCTGGATCGAGCAGTGGGACCCGGAGGACGAGAGGTTCTGGAGGGAGCGGGGCGAGCGGATCGCCGCCCGGAACCTGGTCTTCTCCATCCTCTCCGAGCACATCGGGTTCTCGATCTGGAGCCTGTGGTCGGTGATGGTGCTGTTCATGGGGCCGGAGTACGGGGTCGACCCGGCCGGGAAGTTCTTCCTGGTCGCGATGCCCACTCTGGTGGGCGGGGTGCTGCGGGTGCCGTACACCTTCGCCGTCGCGCGGTTCGGCGGGCGCAACTGGACGATCGTCAGCGCGGGGATGCTGCTCGTGCCCGCGATCACCGCCGCCGTGGTGATGGAGCCCGGGACCTCGTACACCACGTTCATGGTGGTCGCGGCGCTCACCGGGGTCGGCGGCGGCAACTTCGCCTCGTCCATGACCAACATCAACTCCTTCTACCCGCTGCGCAGGAAGGGCTGGGCGCTCGGCCTCAACGCGGGCGGCGGCAACATCGGCGTCCCCGTGATCCAACTGGTCGGGCTGCTGGTGATAGGCACCGCCGGAGCGGCCCATCCGCGGCTCGTGCTCGCCGTCTACATCCCGCTGATCGTCGTCGCGGCGGCGCTCTCGGCGCTGTTCATGGACAACCTGGCGCCGGTGCGCAACGACGCCGGGGCGGCCAAGGAGGCGGCGCGGGACGCCCACACCTGGATCATGTCGCTGCTCTACATCGGCACCTTCGGCTCGTTCATCGGCTACAGCTTCGCCTTCGGTCTCGTGCTGCAGAACCAGTTCGACCGCACCCCGCTCCAGGCCGCCTCGCTCACCTTCATCGGCCCGCTGCTCGGATCGCTCATCCGGCCCGTCGGCGGCCGGCTCGCCGATGCCCACGGCGGTGCGAAGATCACGCTGTGGACCTTCGCCGCCATGGCCGCCGCGACCGTCGTGGTCGTCTACGCCTCCGCGCAGAAGTCGCTGTCCGTCTTCCTGATCGGCTTCATCGCCCTCTTCGTCCTCAGCGGGCTCGGCAACGGCTCCACCTTCAAGATGATCCCCGGCATCTTCCAGGCGAAGGCCGTGGCCCGCGGTCTGACCGGCGAGGAGGCCGCGGCCTACGGGCGGCGGCTGTCGGGCGCGGCGATGGGACTGATCGGGGCGGTCGGCGCGCTCGGCGGGCTCGGGATCAATCTCGCCTTCCGGGAGTCGTTCGCGGGCGCCCACTCCGGGACCCCCGCCTTCGTCTCCTTCCTCGGCTTCTACGCGGTGTGCTCCGTGGTCACCTGGGCCGTATACCTCCGTGGCGCCCGCCGCCCGGCCGCGGTGTCCGCCGCGCAGGCGGGTGCGCATGATCCGCGGTCGGAGCGGCAGCCCGCCTACGCGGACGTCTGA
- a CDS encoding LysR family transcriptional regulator produces the protein MELRHLRYALALAEHAHFGRAAAALGIRQPPLSQQIKALETELGVRLFDRTGHGVRPTAAGEAFLARARQVLDHLDLAVRDAADAGRGETGSLAIGFLGTALAAVLPEVLTAFRARRPQVRLELRELPSARQIEALLDGSLDAGVICGPPPTAARRRLTSLPLAQETLVAAVPSGHPLTGAAAVPVRALDGEPLILSSRQAEPAAADVALTVCRAAGVEPRIAHEAHNLHTLLGLVACGLGIGIGPAGMRRFRHVGVALLPLEPAAAGLEFHLAHRFGPVPSVLGAFLRTVRQVHKG, from the coding sequence ATGGAGCTGCGCCATCTCCGCTACGCGCTCGCCCTCGCCGAGCACGCCCACTTCGGCCGCGCCGCCGCCGCGCTGGGCATCCGGCAGCCCCCGCTGTCCCAGCAGATCAAGGCGCTGGAGACCGAGCTGGGCGTACGGCTCTTCGACCGCACCGGGCACGGGGTGCGGCCCACCGCCGCGGGTGAGGCGTTCCTGGCCCGGGCCCGGCAGGTGCTGGACCATCTCGACCTCGCCGTACGGGACGCGGCCGACGCCGGGCGGGGCGAGACCGGTTCGCTCGCCATCGGCTTCCTCGGCACCGCGCTGGCCGCCGTGCTGCCCGAGGTGCTCACCGCCTTCCGGGCCCGCCGCCCGCAGGTCCGGCTGGAGCTGCGAGAACTCCCCAGCGCCCGGCAGATCGAGGCGCTGCTGGACGGCAGCCTGGACGCCGGGGTCATCTGCGGCCCGCCGCCCACGGCCGCCCGGCGGCGGCTGACCAGCCTGCCGCTGGCCCAGGAGACCCTGGTGGCGGCGGTGCCGTCCGGCCATCCGCTGACCGGCGCCGCGGCCGTGCCCGTACGGGCGCTGGACGGCGAGCCGCTGATCCTCTCCTCGCGGCAGGCCGAGCCCGCCGCCGCCGATGTGGCGCTGACCGTATGCCGCGCCGCCGGGGTCGAGCCGCGGATCGCGCATGAGGCGCACAATCTGCACACCCTGCTGGGGCTGGTCGCCTGCGGGCTCGGCATCGGCATCGGACCGGCGGGGATGCGGCGCTTCCGGCATGTGGGGGTGGCCCTGCTGCCGCTGGAACCGGCCGCCGCCGGGCTGGAGTTCCACCTCGCCCACCGCTTCGGCCCGGTCCCGAGCGTCCTGGGCGCCTTCCTCCGTACGGTGCGCCAGGTCCACAAGGGCTGA
- a CDS encoding carbohydrate ABC transporter permease: protein MSSHGHGVRRGRREYPYALFLLPGALAFLAVIVVPFLMNTGISLTHWQGVGSPKWAGLANYRELLDDSAFWESFRHSLAMVVAMAVLPTALGLVLAAALFDYIAKHIGTRTASVLRACFYLPQVLPIAVAGIVWSWILAPENGALNEALGAVGLGSLRQDWLGDPDFALYSVMAVMVWVQLGFPLVVFMAGLQRADPSLHEAAELDGASWWRRFWHVTLPQIRPEIYVVLLWCTIAALKVFGAVYVLTKGGPGGATNVPSYFSFQSFFEKTQVGYGSAVSTALTVIILALALAALRLQTRAEDQ, encoded by the coding sequence ATGAGCTCCCACGGCCACGGCGTCCGCCGCGGGCGCCGCGAATATCCGTACGCCCTGTTCCTGCTCCCCGGCGCGCTGGCCTTCCTCGCCGTCATCGTCGTCCCGTTCCTGATGAACACCGGGATCAGCCTCACCCACTGGCAGGGCGTGGGCAGCCCCAAGTGGGCCGGGCTCGCCAACTACCGCGAGCTGCTGGACGACTCCGCCTTCTGGGAGTCCTTCCGGCACAGCCTGGCCATGGTGGTGGCGATGGCGGTGCTCCCCACCGCCCTCGGCCTGGTGCTGGCCGCCGCGCTCTTCGACTACATCGCCAAACACATCGGCACCCGCACCGCGAGCGTGCTGCGCGCCTGCTTCTATCTGCCGCAGGTGCTGCCGATCGCGGTGGCCGGAATCGTCTGGAGCTGGATCCTGGCCCCGGAGAACGGCGCGCTCAACGAGGCGCTGGGCGCCGTCGGCCTCGGCTCGCTGCGCCAGGACTGGCTGGGCGACCCGGACTTCGCGCTCTACAGCGTGATGGCCGTGATGGTGTGGGTCCAGCTCGGCTTTCCGCTGGTGGTCTTCATGGCGGGGCTGCAGCGCGCCGATCCGTCCCTGCACGAGGCGGCGGAGCTGGACGGGGCCTCGTGGTGGCGGCGGTTCTGGCACGTGACGCTGCCGCAGATCCGCCCGGAGATCTATGTCGTGCTGCTGTGGTGCACCATCGCGGCGCTCAAGGTCTTCGGCGCGGTGTACGTGCTCACCAAGGGCGGGCCGGGCGGGGCCACCAATGTCCCCTCGTACTTCTCCTTCCAGTCCTTCTTCGAGAAGACGCAGGTGGGCTACGGCTCCGCGGTCTCCACCGCCCTCACCGTGATCATCCTGGCGCTGGCCCTGGCGGCATTGCGCCTGCAAACCCGGGCGGAGGACCAGTGA
- a CDS encoding LysR family transcriptional regulator — MNRDIEPRLLRAFTAVADELHFTRAAARLYVAQQALSRDIRRLERELGAELFVRTTRQVALTAAGERLLPYARRVLQAQDDLAAAFSGAERRPLLVDVSAPVSTGSQVLAEARRRIGPETELVARFHSGLAGAAAELLAGRLDVSFGRARGLDPAVLARLDHRLIRHERIAVVLREDHPLARLEEIPLSALTGETLYAAAGNDTTTEWTDLAAQLFAGRGIAMAEPFPEIDGDEEFIRVVTKRRWSVLASEVFTQLPGAVLRPLTEPVPLSPVSIVWRKGLTHPGLDALHAAARAFATASGWLHRPPGAWLPQPEAGVLIRD, encoded by the coding sequence GTGAACCGGGACATCGAACCGCGCCTGCTGCGCGCCTTCACCGCCGTCGCCGACGAGCTGCACTTCACCCGCGCCGCCGCCCGCCTCTACGTCGCCCAGCAGGCCCTCAGCCGCGATATCCGGCGCCTGGAGCGGGAGTTGGGCGCGGAGCTGTTCGTCCGTACCACCCGCCAGGTCGCCCTCACGGCCGCGGGCGAACGGCTGCTGCCGTACGCCCGGCGGGTGCTCCAGGCCCAGGACGACCTGGCGGCGGCCTTCAGCGGGGCCGAGCGCCGCCCGCTGCTGGTGGACGTGAGCGCCCCGGTGAGCACCGGAAGCCAGGTGCTGGCGGAGGCGCGGCGCCGGATCGGCCCCGAGACCGAACTGGTGGCCCGCTTCCACAGCGGGCTGGCCGGGGCCGCCGCCGAACTCCTCGCCGGACGCCTGGACGTCTCCTTCGGCCGGGCCCGCGGCCTCGACCCCGCCGTGCTCGCCCGGCTGGACCACCGGCTGATCCGCCACGAGCGCATCGCCGTGGTCCTGCGCGAGGACCACCCGCTGGCCCGGCTGGAGGAGATCCCGCTGTCCGCGCTCACGGGCGAGACCCTGTACGCGGCGGCGGGCAACGACACCACTACCGAGTGGACGGACCTGGCCGCCCAGCTCTTCGCGGGGCGCGGGATCGCGATGGCGGAGCCGTTCCCGGAGATCGACGGGGACGAGGAGTTCATCCGGGTGGTGACCAAGCGCCGCTGGTCGGTGCTGGCCAGCGAGGTGTTCACCCAGCTCCCCGGCGCGGTGCTGCGCCCCCTCACCGAGCCCGTTCCGCTCTCACCGGTCTCCATCGTGTGGCGCAAGGGCCTCACCCACCCCGGCCTGGACGCCCTCCACGCCGCGGCCCGCGCGTTCGCCACCGCGTCCGGCTGGCTCCACCGCCCACCGGGCGCGTGGCTGCCGCAGCCTGAGGCGGGCGTGTTGATCAGAGATTGA
- a CDS encoding DUF6247 family protein — protein MSSQPDHPHVPVIPQPPMTRDALREAVKRLDLARTAEFDRELGEAFDRAVQTASTTPMRLFLEKWATVVAIERHPGRFHAMREAERVTGDPRATEEEFRAAQQTIARILREASAETGAAR, from the coding sequence ATGAGCAGCCAGCCGGATCACCCGCATGTGCCCGTCATCCCGCAGCCACCGATGACGCGGGACGCCTTGCGGGAAGCGGTCAAACGGCTCGACCTCGCGCGCACCGCGGAGTTCGACCGCGAGCTGGGCGAGGCGTTCGACCGCGCCGTTCAGACCGCCTCCACCACGCCGATGCGACTGTTCCTCGAGAAGTGGGCGACCGTCGTCGCGATCGAACGCCACCCCGGAAGGTTCCATGCCATGCGCGAGGCGGAGCGCGTCACCGGCGATCCCCGGGCCACGGAAGAGGAGTTCCGGGCCGCGCAGCAGACCATCGCCCGCATCCTCCGCGAGGCGTCCGCCGAGACCGGGGCCGCCAGGTGA
- a CDS encoding MFS transporter yields MCPAVCSSARWFPGTSASTCRRSLLGDHPSAKAAGTAHSLAALAPLLFLASMATAPTMITGMTLVHRLIPAARLNEGMTTVYTGLLIGISTGAAAGGWTVDHLGSTSAYLTPATAAALAFAIAWAGRDRLRPRYGAVPDPSGRS; encoded by the coding sequence TTGTGCCCGGCGGTATGTTCCTCTGCCAGGTGGTTCCCCGGCACGAGCGCGTCTACCTGCCGCAGATCACTGCTTGGTGATCACCCGAGCGCCAAAGCGGCAGGGACCGCCCACAGCCTCGCCGCCCTCGCCCCGCTGCTCTTCCTGGCGAGCATGGCCACGGCCCCCACGATGATCACCGGTATGACCCTGGTCCACCGGCTGATCCCGGCCGCCCGCCTCAACGAGGGGATGACCACCGTCTACACCGGTCTGCTCATCGGCATCTCCACGGGTGCCGCGGCCGGCGGCTGGACGGTGGACCACCTGGGCTCCACCTCCGCCTACCTCACCCCGGCGACGGCGGCCGCCCTCGCCTTCGCCATCGCCTGGGCGGGGCGGGATCGGCTGCGGCCCCGCTACGGTGCGGTGCCCGATCCGAGCGGGCGGTCATGA
- a CDS encoding alpha/beta hydrolase, with translation MSETREHRETTIEGVRLHWVRAAGPGTPVVLLHGWPQTWYAWRKVIPELARHHEVFAVDLPGLGDSGSSPHGHGVRIAADLLDAWRAELGLDRVHVVGHDLGGPIGYAWAAAHPARVRSFTLLAVPLHGFGLSELIARAGLWHFGFFSVPGLAEELAEGRERILLEHFYGHALETGAIRPADVDTYLRTYTRPGRLANGFAYYRNAPADTAALAELARTPLPMPTLAVGCGRAGGPAPVHSLGQVAPATRGAVIDDSGHFLPEERPGPLLSLLEPFLAEADAS, from the coding sequence ATGAGCGAAACACGAGAACACCGCGAGACGACGATCGAAGGCGTACGGCTGCACTGGGTGCGGGCGGCGGGGCCGGGGACCCCCGTCGTGCTGCTCCACGGCTGGCCGCAGACCTGGTACGCCTGGCGCAAGGTGATCCCCGAACTCGCCCGCCACCACGAGGTGTTCGCGGTGGACCTGCCGGGCCTGGGCGACTCGGGCTCCTCCCCGCACGGCCACGGGGTCCGGATCGCCGCCGACCTGCTCGACGCCTGGCGCGCCGAGCTGGGCCTGGACCGGGTCCATGTCGTCGGCCACGACCTGGGCGGTCCCATCGGCTATGCGTGGGCCGCCGCCCACCCCGCCCGGGTCCGCAGCTTCACCCTGCTCGCCGTGCCACTGCACGGCTTCGGGCTGAGCGAACTGATCGCCCGCGCCGGGCTCTGGCACTTCGGCTTCTTCTCGGTGCCCGGCCTCGCGGAGGAGCTGGCGGAGGGCCGGGAGCGGATCCTGCTGGAGCACTTCTACGGGCACGCCCTGGAGACCGGGGCCATCCGCCCCGCCGACGTCGACACCTATCTGCGCACCTACACCCGCCCGGGGCGGCTGGCCAACGGCTTCGCGTACTACCGCAACGCCCCCGCCGACACCGCCGCCCTCGCCGAACTCGCCCGCACCCCGCTCCCGATGCCCACCCTGGCCGTCGGCTGTGGCCGGGCCGGTGGCCCGGCCCCCGTCCACAGCCTCGGCCAGGTCGCCCCGGCGACCCGCGGCGCCGTGATCGACGACAGCGGCCACTTCCTCCCCGAGGAACGCCCCGGCCCCCTGCTGTCCCTGCTCGAACCGTTCCTGGCGGAGGCCGACGCGTCATGA